CGGCTGGGCCTGCCGAATCCTGAATGGTTTCATTGCATTCAAGCCAAACCCGGAAAGCATAAAAGCACCCGCTATACCACTGATTTTAACAAAGTCACGTCGTTTCATACAAACATTGCTATTTCTTTCAGTAAAAATAATAAGAAATTTTGATTCCTGCTCTAAAAAATCATTTCTTTATATCTTTGGAGGCTAAAATCTACCCAAAAACCATTTCAAACAAACTATGGAGAAAATAAGCAATTTAGAACCGAATGAAGTTTGGGGATATTTCGAAGAACTCTGCAAAATACCGCGGCCTTCAAAACAGGAAGATCAAATCCTGCAATATCTTCTGGATTTCGCAGATAAGCAAAATCTTGAAACCCAAAAGGACCGGGCAGGCAACCTGCTTATCAAAAAACCGGCGGCAAAAGGTAATGAAAATCTAAAGCCCGTGGTTCTTCAAAGTCATGTGGACATGGTCGGCGAAAAAAACCAGGGTACAGAGCACGACTTCGGGAAAGATCCCATAAAACCTTATATTGACGGAGACTGGGTCAAAGCTGAAGGCACAACACTCGGGGCCGACAATGGTTTGGGAATAGCTGCACAGCTTGCGCTGCTTGCGTCAGATGACATTTCGCACGGACCGCTGGAATGCCTTTTTACTGTGGATGAAGAAACCGGGCTAACCGGCGCCTTTGCTTTACCATCCGGCTTTTTTGAGGGAAAAATACTGATCAATTTGGATTCGGAAGACTGGGGAGAGCTATTCATCGGCTGTGCCGGCGGAATCGATACAGTGGCTACATTTGAATTTGACAGGGAAAAGGTCCCTGAAGATCATCAGGGCTTCAAAATACAGGTGACCGGATTAAATGGGGGTCACTCCGGTGATGAGATCCATAAAAAACTCGGCAATGCCCTGAAGATTGTAAACCGTTTCCTTTGGAACATCTCCGAAGATTATGATGTACGGATCTCCTCTTTCGACGGTGGAAGGGCCAGAAATGCCATTCCCAGGGAAGCCGAAGCCCATGTATCCATTCATGAAGAGGATGTGGAAAATGTGAAGCATTATTTCAGTGAATATGAAAAGCAG
The window above is part of the Bacteroidales bacterium genome. Proteins encoded here:
- the pepD gene encoding beta-Ala-His dipeptidase produces the protein MEKISNLEPNEVWGYFEELCKIPRPSKQEDQILQYLLDFADKQNLETQKDRAGNLLIKKPAAKGNENLKPVVLQSHVDMVGEKNQGTEHDFGKDPIKPYIDGDWVKAEGTTLGADNGLGIAAQLALLASDDISHGPLECLFTVDEETGLTGAFALPSGFFEGKILINLDSEDWGELFIGCAGGIDTVATFEFDREKVPEDHQGFKIQVTGLNGGHSGDEIHKKLGNALKIVNRFLWNISEDYDVRISSFDGGRARNAIPREAEAHVSIHEEDVENVKHYFSEYEKQVKNELKVTEPGLKLSFEQASLPGYVIDEDIQHELINALYACPHGVYAWSQEMEDLVETSTNLAAIKTQENGSYFITTSQRSSVDSAKDDISSMVE